In the genome of Gemmatimonadales bacterium, one region contains:
- the aroQ gene encoding type II 3-dehydroquinate dehydratase, which yields MTTVVVVNGPNLNLLGTREPSIYGTATLADIESALRTRAGALGVTVEWTQSNHEGELVDLVQGLRGRADGAIVNLGAYTHTSLALRDAFLAAPVPFVEVHLSNLFTREAARHRSVTADLAIGMICGFGGYGYLLALDGLIDVLRRKT from the coding sequence ATGACAACCGTCGTGGTCGTGAACGGCCCCAACCTCAATCTCCTCGGCACCCGCGAGCCGTCGATTTACGGCACTGCGACCCTCGCCGATATCGAATCTGCGCTGCGGACCCGCGCCGGCGCGCTGGGTGTGACTGTCGAGTGGACCCAGTCGAATCACGAGGGCGAACTGGTTGACCTGGTCCAGGGGCTTCGCGGTCGCGCCGACGGCGCGATCGTCAACCTCGGCGCATACACCCATACGTCGCTCGCTCTGCGGGATGCCTTCCTTGCCGCTCCGGTTCCGTTCGTGGAAGTCCATCTCTCGAACCTCTTCACTCGCGAAGCGGCTCGGCATCGCTCGGTGACCGCCGACCTTGCCATCGGAATGATCTGCGGCTTCGGCGGGTACGGCTACCTGCTTGCACTCGACGGATTGATCGACGTGCTCCGGCGGAAAACCTGA
- the tatC gene encoding twin-arginine translocase subunit TatC: MANSTGEMPFLDHLEELRKRILLAVAGVVVGVGLGWFLTRHFDLVRVFEGPIVPYVPNGKLMVTSLIDPFMIVLRFSVVLGLVLSSPWVLYQLWLFLAPALTPRERRAILPSLGLGLLLFIGGGAIGWFYVLGPTVKWFSAFQPGTFNTMFTYESYLSVVINLLVAMGISAELPLVMILLASLGVLSYRRYVAFRRYAFFLSFVGGAILSPAPEVVSMVLFSLPLLVLYEVGVAGAYLIERRRLRIAAKAVAVLVILGLGLVPRRASAQNPFPPPVAQGQPPGAPGGIGGVGVHSVDSNTFKRLGLPAGPTAKFPSPDSIMQALLNREGFANTRFLADSASFIVDSQQIILRGHAATDRDDAILQAHQIMYDDARCLATAEGAPRMFQQGQAPLIGVTMRFNTCNPRGMIGAAYTSFNELGSNWFVRGNLAVDTTEGRKRLFAGKSEFTSCDLPDPHYHFVTGQVKWESQSVMVARPAVLFIRDVPVAWLPFMFQDTKPGRRSGILIPRFGFNDIVRPTRTYNRQITNIGYYWAPNDYMDLTGHLDWYANRYTQYGADFNYRWLNQFVTGGLHVNEQVTSDGSIDRTINWVHAQQFSASTSLNVSFNYASNSQVLQANALDPLLSTQLITSQVALKKSFRWGQMTIGGTRSDPIGGTGAGNMTLPSLTLTMNPLSLGRFLTWSPSLTATNQTQFGTTLTTPTIGPGGFDSIISPLSQRQTVVSLNTPLTIKGFNLPLSVQYDDQRIVGRQVVILRRPDSTTSDPNDSVNVAEVRNGDYKSGLDWTTSISLPPLLRGSWKLTPSIGVTNISSSGEFMIRTPGSNGEWVTQGKKVALGLTSAPFFFGFINRGIGPYARFRYSLAPLLSLQWSPSATLPPAYARALNANLGGALQSAIPSSEVASITLSQTFEGKLRSLKDTSTTTTVPSPKKSLLSISTSTIGYDFEQAKLPGRSGWTTQALTNSFQSDLVQGFTLSTTHDLWRGQVGSDTAKFSPFLTAVQANFRLTGGTFRSIGALFGLVHHDSVTATPSIAAAAPLMVAEAMQPYRTGSSPIQALARTGFSANITYSLTKQRPFGAPVLPVSTQPTLPNDPNNPLGIIPLLPPIAPTPQSSIGLTMSFSPTAFWNVSWTTQYDITNHSFQSQQVQLQRDLHDWRASFNFVKNPNGNFALYFSVYLLSLPDIKFDYNQTTLQQTTGP; encoded by the coding sequence ATGGCCAACTCAACAGGCGAAATGCCGTTCCTCGATCATCTCGAGGAACTCAGAAAGCGCATACTCCTCGCCGTGGCAGGGGTCGTCGTTGGTGTCGGTCTCGGGTGGTTCCTCACGCGCCATTTCGATCTCGTCCGCGTCTTTGAAGGGCCGATCGTCCCGTACGTACCCAACGGCAAGTTGATGGTGACGTCGCTGATCGATCCCTTCATGATCGTGCTGCGTTTCTCCGTGGTGCTCGGGCTGGTGCTGTCGTCGCCGTGGGTCCTCTACCAGCTCTGGCTCTTCCTCGCCCCGGCGCTTACTCCGCGAGAACGGCGCGCCATTCTTCCGTCGCTTGGCCTCGGCTTGCTGCTCTTCATCGGCGGCGGCGCGATCGGATGGTTCTACGTCCTCGGGCCGACGGTGAAGTGGTTCAGCGCATTCCAACCAGGCACATTTAACACGATGTTCACCTACGAGTCGTATCTCTCGGTGGTGATCAACCTGCTGGTCGCCATGGGGATCTCGGCGGAACTCCCGCTGGTGATGATTCTGCTGGCATCACTCGGCGTCCTGTCGTACCGTCGATACGTAGCGTTCCGGCGTTACGCCTTCTTCTTGTCGTTCGTGGGGGGCGCGATCCTGTCGCCGGCGCCGGAAGTCGTCTCAATGGTCCTCTTCTCGCTGCCCCTGCTGGTGCTGTACGAGGTCGGAGTCGCGGGGGCGTACCTGATCGAACGGCGCCGGCTTCGCATCGCGGCGAAGGCGGTCGCGGTACTGGTGATTCTTGGCCTCGGCCTTGTGCCGCGACGCGCGAGCGCCCAGAACCCATTTCCGCCGCCGGTGGCGCAGGGGCAACCGCCGGGAGCCCCGGGCGGCATCGGTGGCGTCGGGGTGCACAGCGTCGACAGCAACACGTTCAAGCGACTCGGTCTCCCCGCCGGACCAACCGCGAAGTTCCCCTCTCCGGACTCGATCATGCAGGCCCTCCTCAATCGGGAGGGCTTTGCCAATACCAGGTTTCTGGCGGATTCCGCGAGTTTCATCGTCGACAGCCAGCAGATCATCCTCCGCGGCCACGCGGCGACCGATCGCGACGATGCGATCCTGCAGGCCCACCAGATCATGTATGACGATGCCCGCTGCCTCGCCACCGCGGAGGGGGCGCCGCGGATGTTCCAGCAGGGACAGGCGCCGCTGATCGGCGTGACGATGCGCTTCAACACCTGCAATCCGCGCGGGATGATCGGCGCGGCCTACACGTCGTTCAACGAACTCGGCTCGAACTGGTTTGTCCGCGGCAATCTTGCAGTCGATACCACCGAGGGCCGCAAGCGTCTCTTCGCGGGGAAGAGCGAATTCACCTCGTGCGACCTCCCCGATCCGCACTACCACTTCGTCACGGGGCAGGTGAAGTGGGAGTCGCAGTCGGTGATGGTGGCGCGCCCGGCGGTGCTCTTCATCCGCGACGTCCCGGTGGCGTGGTTGCCGTTCATGTTCCAGGATACCAAGCCGGGGAGACGATCCGGCATCCTGATACCGCGATTCGGATTCAACGACATCGTGCGGCCGACGCGAACGTACAACCGGCAGATCACCAACATCGGGTATTACTGGGCGCCGAACGACTACATGGACCTGACCGGGCATCTGGACTGGTACGCCAACCGGTACACGCAGTACGGCGCGGATTTCAATTACCGCTGGCTCAACCAGTTCGTCACCGGCGGCCTGCACGTCAACGAACAGGTCACCAGCGACGGATCGATCGATCGCACCATCAACTGGGTGCACGCCCAGCAGTTCAGCGCGAGCACGTCGCTCAACGTCTCGTTCAACTACGCGTCGAATTCGCAGGTCCTCCAGGCGAACGCCCTCGACCCGTTGCTGTCGACGCAGCTGATTACCAGCCAGGTGGCGCTGAAGAAATCATTTCGCTGGGGACAGATGACGATCGGCGGGACGCGCAGTGATCCGATCGGCGGCACGGGGGCGGGGAACATGACACTGCCGTCGCTGACCTTGACGATGAATCCGTTGTCGCTCGGCCGCTTCCTCACCTGGTCGCCTTCTCTGACCGCGACCAATCAGACGCAGTTCGGCACGACGCTCACGACGCCGACGATCGGACCCGGCGGCTTCGACTCGATCATTTCACCGCTCAGCCAGCGGCAGACCGTGGTCAGCCTGAACACGCCGTTGACGATCAAGGGGTTCAACCTGCCGCTGTCGGTGCAGTACGACGACCAGCGGATCGTCGGCCGGCAGGTCGTGATCCTGCGCCGTCCCGATTCCACCACGTCCGACCCGAACGACTCCGTCAACGTCGCCGAGGTTCGCAACGGCGACTACAAGAGCGGCCTCGACTGGACGACGTCGATCTCGCTCCCGCCATTGCTGCGAGGAAGCTGGAAGCTCACCCCGTCGATCGGCGTGACGAACATCTCGTCATCGGGTGAATTCATGATCCGCACGCCGGGGAGCAACGGCGAATGGGTCACGCAGGGGAAAAAGGTCGCGCTGGGGCTTACGTCGGCGCCGTTCTTCTTCGGTTTCATCAACCGGGGAATCGGTCCATACGCGCGCTTTCGATATTCGCTGGCGCCGTTGCTGTCGTTGCAGTGGTCGCCATCCGCAACGCTGCCGCCGGCGTACGCGCGCGCACTCAATGCCAACCTCGGCGGCGCGTTGCAGTCGGCGATTCCCTCGAGCGAGGTCGCGTCGATCACGCTGAGCCAGACGTTCGAGGGGAAGCTCCGCTCGTTGAAGGACACCAGCACGACCACCACGGTGCCGTCGCCGAAGAAGTCACTGCTGAGCATCAGCACGTCAACGATCGGCTACGACTTCGAGCAGGCGAAGCTCCCGGGGCGCAGCGGATGGACCACACAGGCGCTGACCAACTCCTTCCAGAGCGACCTGGTTCAGGGGTTCACGCTGTCGACCACGCACGATCTCTGGCGCGGCCAGGTCGGAAGCGACACTGCAAAGTTTTCGCCGTTCCTCACGGCGGTGCAGGCGAACTTCCGGTTGACGGGAGGGACCTTCCGATCGATCGGCGCGCTCTTCGGCCTGGTCCACCACGACTCGGTGACGGCCACTCCATCGATCGCCGCCGCGGCACCGCTGATGGTCGCCGAAGCGATGCAGCCCTACCGCACCGGCTCCTCGCCGATCCAGGCGCTGGCCCGCACCGGTTTCAGCGCCAACATCACCTACTCACTGACGAAGCAGCGTCCGTTCGGCGCGCCGGTGCTTCCGGTGTCGACACAACCAACGCTTCCGAACGATCCGAACAATCCGCTCGGGATCATTCCGCTCCTGCCGCCGATCGCGCCGACGCCACAGAGCTCGATCGGGTTGACGATGTCGTTCTCGCCGACCGCCTTCTGGAATGTGTCGTGGACCACGCAATACGACATCACCAATCACAGCTTCCAGTCGCAGCAGGTGCAGCTCCAGCGGGATCTGCACGACTGGCGGGCCTCGTTCAACTTCGTCAAGAACCCGAACGGCAACTTCGCACTCTATTTCAGCGTCTACCTCCTGTCGCTGCCAGACATCAAGTTCGACTACAATCAGACGACACTCCAACAGACGACGGGTCCGTGA
- a CDS encoding tetratricopeptide repeat protein, which produces MTLQKLKVAALQHEQREDWRGAIDLYRQAIREAEAASEGGDPSLYNRVGDLAHKAGDDAAACEAWEQAVNRYSELGFFNSAIALCGKVLRVAPDRLQTYLELARLQARKRVLFDVRQNLKLYLDRMNAAGRSDAAHTAITQFGGEFPGWRELDALLDEMLGRERPTEQAAESVAGKTAGPGALVFLDTGPLQLERASEPLVPLDESTGLERSVVGDLEIETRPEVTISGLESTSADDGRRDEASHVEGLVGVEQAARDMAPVQRIEGIDGGPGSIEAGPVTQLDGFEQTAVSGAHEADAAAAAPPEGGAGLVFIETEASPPPPPPPPAALDDPLGQRVMAQALLEHGDRAGGMAALERSLGIYQDRSEWLHAFQVVSELIQAEPRAIGRYQTRVEIAARMRDQGRLCDAYVELGDALVREGSGEKAVAVYRRVLEIDDSNARARAALQAMGPATPGRDVEAGFIDLGAELIDDHPTSTRMRTEMPEVAPDENDTFRDALAEFKRALDQNLPIEDHQAHYDLGIAFKEMGLLDEAIGEFQKALRAPEVRLRTSEALGEVFFDQGRPAVAEAVLRGVESHPGGDAEKIGVLYWLARALDDQGKHAEAIAYYQRIIAVDVGFRDASERLTTPPSHDGTGQG; this is translated from the coding sequence ATGACGCTGCAGAAGCTGAAAGTCGCCGCTCTCCAGCACGAACAACGCGAGGACTGGCGGGGTGCAATCGACCTCTACCGCCAGGCCATTCGCGAGGCGGAAGCGGCGTCCGAGGGCGGGGATCCATCGCTCTACAACCGGGTCGGCGATCTCGCCCACAAGGCGGGTGACGACGCGGCTGCCTGCGAAGCCTGGGAGCAGGCGGTTAACCGCTACAGCGAGCTCGGCTTCTTCAACTCGGCGATCGCGCTCTGCGGCAAGGTGCTGCGCGTCGCCCCAGATCGCCTCCAGACCTATCTCGAGCTGGCCCGCCTTCAGGCCCGGAAGCGGGTCCTTTTCGACGTCCGCCAGAACCTGAAACTCTATCTCGACCGGATGAACGCGGCGGGTCGAAGTGACGCAGCGCATACCGCGATTACGCAGTTCGGGGGGGAGTTCCCTGGCTGGCGCGAGCTGGACGCCCTGCTCGACGAGATGCTGGGCCGGGAGCGTCCCACGGAACAGGCCGCCGAGTCGGTTGCCGGAAAGACCGCCGGCCCAGGGGCGCTCGTCTTCCTCGATACCGGGCCGCTGCAGCTGGAGCGCGCGTCTGAGCCATTGGTTCCGCTCGATGAATCGACCGGCCTGGAGCGGTCGGTGGTTGGCGACCTCGAGATTGAAACCCGGCCGGAGGTCACGATCAGCGGCCTGGAATCGACCAGTGCGGATGATGGCCGACGGGACGAGGCCTCGCACGTCGAGGGGCTGGTTGGCGTCGAACAGGCCGCCCGCGACATGGCGCCGGTGCAGCGCATCGAAGGGATCGACGGGGGTCCGGGGTCGATCGAGGCGGGACCTGTCACTCAGCTTGACGGATTTGAGCAGACTGCCGTCTCTGGGGCGCACGAGGCCGACGCCGCTGCGGCAGCGCCGCCCGAAGGGGGTGCTGGTCTGGTGTTCATCGAGACGGAGGCATCCCCTCCGCCGCCGCCCCCGCCACCGGCGGCGCTCGATGATCCGCTGGGACAACGCGTCATGGCGCAGGCCCTCCTCGAGCACGGCGACCGCGCCGGCGGGATGGCAGCGCTGGAGCGCTCGCTCGGCATCTACCAGGATCGCAGCGAATGGCTGCACGCCTTCCAGGTGGTCAGTGAACTGATCCAGGCGGAACCGCGTGCCATCGGCCGCTACCAGACGCGGGTGGAGATTGCGGCGCGGATGCGCGATCAGGGTCGGCTCTGCGACGCCTACGTCGAACTGGGCGACGCACTGGTTCGGGAGGGAAGCGGCGAGAAGGCGGTCGCGGTCTACCGGCGGGTCCTGGAGATCGACGACAGCAATGCTCGCGCGCGGGCCGCGCTGCAGGCGATGGGCCCTGCGACTCCGGGGCGCGATGTCGAAGCCGGATTCATCGACCTCGGCGCCGAGCTGATCGATGACCATCCGACGTCGACGCGGATGCGCACCGAGATGCCCGAGGTTGCCCCCGACGAGAACGACACCTTCCGCGATGCGCTCGCCGAATTCAAGCGGGCGCTCGACCAGAATCTTCCGATCGAGGATCACCAGGCGCACTACGACCTCGGAATCGCCTTCAAGGAGATGGGCCTCCTCGACGAAGCGATCGGCGAATTCCAGAAGGCGTTGCGAGCGCCCGAGGTCCGGCTCCGCACCTCCGAAGCGCTCGGCGAAGTCTTCTTCGATCAGGGGCGGCCGGCGGTGGCCGAAGCGGTGCTGCGCGGGGTCGAGTCGCACCCCGGCGGGGACGCGGAAAAGATCGGCGTCCTCTACTGGCTGGCGCGCGCGCTCGACGACCAGGGAAAGCACGCCGAGGCGATCGCGTATTACCAGCGGATCATCGCGGTCGACGTGGGCTTCCGCGACGCCAGCGAACGGCTCACCACTCCTCCTTCGCACGACGGAACCGGCCAGGGATGA
- a CDS encoding twin-arginine translocase TatA/TatE family subunit: protein MPFGKEIGFGEILVLALIFLLVFGAKKIPEIGQGLGKGIREFKKSLSDTQDALNAPTHDDRAPGPQRMMDQENRPAAGGEPKRLSQ, encoded by the coding sequence ATGCCGTTCGGAAAAGAGATCGGATTCGGCGAGATTCTCGTCCTGGCGTTGATCTTCCTCCTGGTGTTCGGTGCCAAGAAGATTCCGGAGATCGGGCAGGGGCTGGGGAAGGGGATTCGTGAGTTCAAGAAATCACTCAGCGATACGCAGGACGCGCTGAACGCCCCGACGCACGATGATCGCGCGCCGGGCCCACAGCGGATGATGGATCAGGAGAATCGTCCGGCGGCCGGCGGAGAGCCGAAGCGCCTGTCGCAGTAA
- a CDS encoding peptidyl-prolyl cis-trans isomerase, with protein MQAFRNAAKPVVYLITITFMSWMILDLSGITGKGGFFTKTSVGSINGEPVDIRAFQAAVQNATTQRQQSGGGTMSLDETEQLRDDVWNQFIETTVVDEQVKKYHITTSPDEITEWIRNVPPQEIQSVPDFQTNGTFDLSKYQRWLASPVGQQYVPSMEAQAREQILRTKLFGAVTSDVYLSDASLWQRYRDQNEKVKISLTPIIGLNVVPDSTVNVSESDIADYYKAHVKDLARPKTAFMSFVAVPHRLDASDSAAALAHAKALRDEITGGTTFEEVAKRESSDSVSAKNGGDLGELTKGQKGLDPAFEAAAFALPVNTVSQPVLSAFGYHLIEVTKKNGDKISVRHILIPIELAGAHRNLVDAETDSLQRLAAERLDPAALDTVARALKLQIVRTGPVGEGSHLQLGTYVIPDAATWAFQAKNGETSPVIDGEVASYVFRLDSIQPAGTPTLAQMHDIVMLKVRQEKKTARAKEIAQDLIKRVNGGASLADASKALGLPNRDFDAFSRVSPPLTNPQVVGTAFGLPEGALSGVIDTPDGLYVIKVLQHIPADSAAFVKDKDKFAADVIRSVRGERVRDYLADLRETAKIQDNRNDIFKTNAQTEALNAAAQGKTGPQ; from the coding sequence ATGCAAGCCTTCCGAAATGCGGCAAAGCCGGTCGTCTATCTCATCACCATCACCTTCATGTCGTGGATGATCCTGGACCTCAGCGGGATCACCGGCAAGGGTGGGTTCTTCACCAAGACATCCGTCGGCTCCATCAACGGGGAGCCGGTGGATATCCGCGCCTTCCAGGCGGCGGTCCAGAACGCGACGACCCAGCGCCAGCAGTCCGGCGGTGGCACGATGTCGCTCGACGAGACCGAGCAGCTTCGCGACGATGTGTGGAATCAGTTCATCGAAACCACCGTCGTCGACGAGCAGGTGAAGAAGTACCATATCACCACCTCGCCCGACGAAATCACCGAGTGGATCCGGAACGTCCCGCCGCAGGAGATCCAGTCGGTTCCCGACTTCCAGACCAACGGCACGTTCGATCTGAGCAAGTATCAGCGCTGGCTCGCGTCGCCGGTCGGACAGCAGTACGTCCCGTCCATGGAAGCGCAGGCGCGCGAGCAGATCCTTCGCACCAAGCTGTTCGGTGCGGTGACGTCGGACGTCTACCTCTCCGACGCGTCGCTCTGGCAGCGGTATCGCGACCAGAACGAGAAGGTGAAGATCTCGCTCACGCCGATCATCGGACTGAACGTCGTCCCGGACAGCACCGTCAACGTGTCCGAGAGCGACATCGCGGATTACTACAAGGCTCACGTCAAGGATCTGGCGCGGCCCAAGACAGCGTTCATGAGTTTCGTCGCCGTGCCGCACCGCCTCGATGCGAGCGACAGTGCAGCGGCACTTGCGCACGCGAAGGCGCTGCGCGACGAGATCACCGGCGGGACCACCTTCGAGGAAGTCGCCAAGCGCGAATCGAGCGACTCGGTGAGCGCCAAGAACGGCGGCGACCTCGGCGAGCTGACCAAGGGCCAGAAGGGGCTCGATCCGGCATTCGAAGCGGCGGCGTTCGCGTTGCCGGTCAATACGGTGTCGCAGCCGGTATTGAGCGCGTTTGGCTATCACCTCATCGAGGTGACCAAGAAGAACGGCGACAAGATCTCGGTCCGGCATATCCTGATTCCGATCGAACTGGCGGGCGCGCACCGCAACCTGGTCGACGCCGAAACCGACTCGCTCCAGCGGCTCGCGGCGGAGCGGCTCGATCCCGCCGCGCTCGACACCGTGGCCCGAGCGCTCAAGCTCCAGATCGTCCGCACCGGTCCGGTCGGCGAAGGGTCGCACCTCCAGCTCGGGACCTACGTGATCCCCGACGCCGCCACCTGGGCGTTCCAGGCGAAGAATGGCGAAACATCACCGGTGATCGATGGTGAAGTCGCGTCGTACGTCTTCCGTCTTGATTCGATTCAGCCGGCCGGGACACCGACGCTGGCGCAGATGCACGACATCGTGATGCTCAAGGTCCGGCAGGAGAAGAAGACGGCACGTGCCAAGGAAATCGCGCAGGACCTGATCAAGCGCGTGAACGGTGGCGCGTCGCTCGCCGATGCATCGAAGGCGCTGGGGTTGCCGAATCGCGACTTCGATGCGTTCAGCCGCGTGTCACCGCCGTTGACCAATCCGCAGGTCGTCGGGACGGCGTTCGGCCTCCCCGAGGGCGCGCTGAGCGGCGTCATCGACACGCCCGACGGGCTCTACGTCATCAAGGTGCTGCAGCACATCCCCGCCGACTCGGCGGCGTTCGTCAAGGACAAGGACAAGTTCGCGGCCGATGTCATCCGGTCGGTACGCGGGGAGCGCGTGCGCGACTATCTCGCGGATCTTCGCGAGACCGCGAAGATCCAGGACAACCGCAACGACATTTTCAAGACGAATGCGCAGACCGAGGCGCTCAACGCCGCCGCGCAGGGAAAGACGGGACCGCAGTAA
- a CDS encoding polyprenyl synthetase family protein — MTAPLLGSITLSDLQAAIEPRLAQVEVEMRRMIEADFPLISDVNQHLMRMRGKMFRPTLVLLADEATGGPSPHGATLAAVIELIHLATLVHDDAVDHSVLRRGMPTINALFSHQVSVIMGDFLYSRAVVELVRIGDLNALAILARVTNEMTVGEMRQLLAHDPLAFSEDEYDLLITSKTASLISGACETGALGAPREQRATLARFGERLGQAFQIVDDLLDYTADMSSTGKPSGLDLREHKVTLPLIYALPRFTKVERRHLEALLQNPEPDDAAIASVVAAVAAHGGLEQARERAQRLAAQADEELDSLPETPARASLRASLTYVLERRR; from the coding sequence ATGACGGCGCCTCTCCTCGGGTCGATCACGCTGAGCGATCTGCAGGCGGCGATCGAACCGCGGCTCGCGCAGGTCGAAGTCGAGATGCGGCGGATGATCGAGGCGGACTTTCCGCTGATCAGCGACGTCAACCAGCACCTGATGCGGATGCGCGGCAAGATGTTCCGTCCGACGTTGGTGCTCCTCGCGGACGAAGCGACCGGCGGACCGTCACCGCACGGCGCCACCCTCGCGGCGGTGATCGAGCTGATCCATCTCGCCACGCTGGTCCACGACGACGCCGTCGATCATTCCGTCCTGCGGCGCGGGATGCCGACGATCAACGCCCTCTTCTCCCATCAGGTCTCGGTGATCATGGGAGATTTTCTCTACTCGCGCGCTGTCGTCGAGCTGGTGCGCATCGGTGATCTGAACGCGCTCGCCATCCTCGCGCGCGTGACCAACGAGATGACCGTCGGCGAAATGCGTCAACTGCTCGCTCACGATCCGCTGGCGTTCAGCGAGGACGAGTACGACCTCCTGATCACCTCGAAAACAGCGTCGCTGATCTCGGGTGCCTGCGAAACCGGCGCCTTGGGCGCGCCCCGCGAGCAGCGGGCGACGCTGGCGCGATTTGGCGAGCGGCTCGGACAGGCGTTCCAGATCGTCGACGACCTGCTCGACTACACCGCCGACATGTCGAGCACCGGGAAACCATCCGGGCTCGACCTGCGCGAGCACAAGGTCACACTGCCGCTGATCTACGCGCTCCCGCGGTTCACCAAGGTCGAGCGGCGTCACCTCGAGGCGCTGCTGCAGAACCCGGAACCCGATGATGCGGCGATCGCATCAGTGGTGGCCGCGGTCGCGGCGCATGGCGGCCTCGAACAGGCGCGGGAACGGGCGCAGCGGCTGGCGGCTCAGGCCGACGAGGAGCTCGATTCGCTTCCCGAGACCCCCGCGCGCGCGTCGCTGCGCGCATCTCTCACCTACGTCCTGGAGCGTCGCCGCTGA
- a CDS encoding OmpA family protein: MTPPPPPPSNRGSDLDATAASRVATMSDRIHFDYNVADIKSDDRGRLDTKAQLMKQFGALHIRITGHCDERGSDEYNIALGMRRANAAKDYLVQAGIDASRIEVASLGREQPIDPGHDESAWSKNRRDEFDIIAGAPSLRAP, encoded by the coding sequence GTGACGCCGCCACCGCCGCCGCCGTCGAATCGCGGTTCCGATCTTGACGCGACCGCCGCGAGCCGCGTCGCGACGATGAGTGACCGGATCCACTTCGATTACAACGTCGCCGACATCAAGTCCGACGACCGCGGCCGGCTCGATACCAAGGCGCAGCTGATGAAGCAGTTCGGCGCGCTCCACATCCGGATCACCGGCCATTGCGACGAGCGCGGCTCCGACGAATACAACATCGCGCTCGGGATGCGCCGCGCCAACGCGGCGAAGGATTACCTCGTCCAGGCTGGGATCGACGCTTCCCGCATCGAGGTCGCCTCCCTCGGCCGCGAGCAGCCGATCGATCCCGGCCACGATGAATCGGCGTGGTCCAAGAACCGGCGCGACGAGTTCGACATCATCGCCGGTGCGCCGAGCTTGAGAGCCCCGTGA
- a CDS encoding tetratricopeptide repeat protein, with the protein MISPKVSALLIVAGVAACATPGQVRRVETQVAVLDRDHVRSDSAHAAELARIRATQRETMDSINRLMAQLNDNVQRVSREDAGNFESLRQQLYQVANLTSSTQSRVASLGTRIETGLQSAPPPAAVTPGDTTHPAANSVTIPPPDVLLSQGSTGLEQSAFGSARMALKALLDNYPSSPQVADALFMMGRSYDPNTPDSARVYYIRVWKEFPNSPRAPTALYKLAELERKANNTAAARGYYQQIVDKYKQSDEYRFAQDALRDMP; encoded by the coding sequence GTGATTTCCCCCAAGGTTTCCGCACTGCTGATCGTTGCCGGCGTGGCGGCCTGTGCCACGCCGGGCCAGGTGCGGCGGGTGGAAACCCAGGTTGCCGTCCTCGATCGCGATCACGTGCGGTCCGACTCGGCGCACGCAGCCGAATTGGCCCGCATCAGGGCGACGCAGCGCGAGACGATGGATTCGATCAACCGGCTGATGGCGCAGCTCAATGACAACGTTCAGCGAGTGAGCCGCGAGGACGCCGGCAACTTCGAGAGCCTGCGCCAGCAGCTGTACCAGGTCGCGAATCTCACCAGTTCGACCCAGTCCCGCGTGGCGTCGCTCGGCACCAGGATCGAGACCGGGCTGCAGTCCGCCCCGCCGCCCGCGGCGGTGACGCCGGGAGACACCACACATCCGGCCGCGAATAGCGTCACCATTCCTCCGCCCGATGTGCTCCTCTCGCAGGGATCGACCGGACTGGAGCAGTCGGCGTTCGGGTCGGCGCGGATGGCGCTCAAGGCGCTGCTCGACAACTATCCCTCGTCGCCGCAAGTCGCAGACGCCCTGTTCATGATGGGGCGGTCGTACGACCCGAATACCCCGGACTCGGCGCGCGTGTACTACATCCGGGTGTGGAAGGAATTCCCGAACTCGCCGCGCGCCCCGACGGCGCTCTACAAACTCGCCGAGCTCGAGCGGAAGGCGAACAACACCGCCGCGGCGCGCGGGTACTACCAGCAGATTGTCGACAAATACAAACAGTCGGATGAATACCGGTTCGCGCAGGATGCACTGCGCGACATGCCGTAG
- a CDS encoding DUF4321 domain-containing protein — MPAGPKRPRFYLGVLVIGFIIGGFARELLARFLPDSAARSFFTFSVTPSIGPVSVNLLVVSFSLGPLGLNVSVLSLIGVAVAYYLARSLF; from the coding sequence ATGCCTGCCGGACCGAAACGCCCCCGCTTCTACCTCGGTGTCCTCGTGATCGGGTTCATCATCGGCGGGTTCGCGCGGGAACTCCTGGCCCGATTTCTTCCCGACAGCGCCGCCCGATCGTTCTTTACGTTCTCGGTGACACCATCGATCGGACCTGTCTCGGTCAACCTCCTGGTGGTATCATTCTCCCTTGGACCACTCGGTCTGAATGTGTCTGTTTTGAGCCTGATCGGCGTGGCAGTAGCGTACTACCTCGCTCGATCGCTCTTCTGA